The following are encoded together in the Oncorhynchus kisutch isolate 150728-3 linkage group LG8, Okis_V2, whole genome shotgun sequence genome:
- the LOC109894948 gene encoding whirlin-like, which yields MGYYLREYQEGHIGLEPLTMALFELFNTRAKLSLLSEVRSQVAPQELELYDGLVLHREREALKAWHGGMGSLHPVHPYSRCLHAEPSASHSHSNPANLCSAKESSHGDIVQQDPGSTTNVLPDVTLNEVQSTAESPPFFKPPPPPGPGQTQPRHPRDRDREREQSKRLLSRHSQSGLVFTAPTRLHQECHHTHIKAFQSFSNHQTSNSPSSDLHHTCPNPGHHNCSNPGHHNSSNPGHHNSSNPGHHNSSNPGHHTTPKPGHHTTPNPGHHTTPNPGHHTSSNTGTGNSVYPSSGNDTSTYSLHHTCQSSLHISTTTSSDHHTPQTHHGCSSSGHHSCPGSLHPKHSGPQNKDKFIKLPIFRSCSHEKPVTSPGPSPGPSPCLSPCLSPCPSPGPSPCLSPFPSRCPSPCPSLSVLGPPPCSPDRPCSPCSPSLSQGGLCVMADTHRLTAEARPEPQQRGTTLSQLSDSGQTLSEDSGVDIAEARGLSKDSSPWPTKNQASQATQGPQGAQGSAVLASKQQPGSPVPILTLVRVVKNANTLGIAIEGGAKTRQPLPRIVTVQKGGSAHSCGQLKVGQVILEVNGVSLRGREHRDAARIIAEAFKTKEKDHIDFLVTEFNTALLQGL from the exons atgGGCTACTACCTGCGGGAGTACCAGGAGGGACACATTGGCCTGGAGCCCCTGACCATGGCCCTGTTTGAGCTCTTCAACACTCGTGCCAag tTGTCCCTGCTATCTGAGGTGCGTAGTCAGGTGGCTCCCCAGGAACTGGAGCTGTATGATGGCCTGGTGCTGCATCGCGAGAGGGAGGCTCTGAAGGCCTGGCACGGAGGAATGGGATCCCTACACCCTGTGCACCCATACAGCCGCTGTCTACACGCTGAGCCCTCAGCCAGCCACAGCCACTCCAACCCGGCAAATCTCTGCTCTGCCAAG gAGTCCTCACACGGTGACATTGTACAGCAAGATCCAGGGTCAACCACTAATGTCCTACCTGACGTTACATTG AATGAAGTGCAGTCGACAGCTGAGTCTCCTCCGTTCTTCAAGCCTCCTCCTCCCCCCGGACCCGGACAGACCCAGCCCAGACAtccgagggacagggacagggagagggagcagTCCAAGCGCCTCTTATCCAGACACTCCCAATCTGGCCTGGTCTTTACTGCCCCCACCAGGCTGCACCAGGAAtgtcaccacacacacattaaagCCTTCCAAAGCTTCTCCAACCACCAAACTTCCAACTCCCCTAGCTCTGACCTCCATCACACCTGTCCCAACCCTGGCCATCATAACTGCTCCAACCCTGGCCATCATAACAGCTCCAACCCTGGCCATCATAACAGCTCCAACCCTGGCCATCATAACAGCTCCAACCCTGGCCATCATACCACCCCCAAACCTGGCCATCATACCACCCCCAACCCTGGCCATCATACCACTCCCAACCCTGGCCATCATACCAGCTCCAACACTGGCACTGGCAATAGCGTCTATCCAAGCTCTGGCAATGACACATCCACGTACTCTCTTCACCACACCTGCCAAAGCTCCCTCCACATCTCCACAACTACCTCCTCCGACCACCACACCCCCCAAACACACCACGGCTGCTCCAGCTCCGGCCACCATTCCTGCCCTGGCTCCCTTCATCCCAAGCACTCTGGTCCTCAGAACAAGGACAAATTCATCAAGCTTCCCATCTTCAGATCCTGCTCCCATGAGAAGCCTGTTACCTCCCCTGGTCCCTCCCCTGGtccctccccatgtctctctccctgtctctctccctgtccctcccctggTCCATCCCCATGCctgtccccctttccctcccgctgtccttcaccctgtccctctctctctgtgctgggaCCTCCCCCATGTAGTCCAGACAGGCCCTGctccccctgctctccctccctcagccagGGAGGTTTGTGTGTCATGGccgacacacacagactgactgcTGAGGCCAGGCCCGAGCCCCAGCAGAGAG GCACCACATTGTCCCAGCTGTCAGACAGTGGTCAGACTCTGAGTGAGGACAGTGGGGTGGACATTGCTGAGGCACGAGGGCTCAGTAAAGACAGCAGTCCTTGGCCAACTAAGAACCAGGCCAGCCAGGCCACACAAGGGCCCCAGGGGGCCCAGGGGTCTGCAGTACTGGCATCCAAACAG CAGCCTGGTTCTCCAGTGCCCATACTTACTCTGGTACGTGTGGTAAAGAATGCCAACACTCTGGGCATTGCTATAGAGGGAGGTGCAAAAACACGGCAGCCACTGCCACGCATCGTCACCgtacag aagGGGGGCTCGGCACACAGTTGTGGGCAGCTGAAGGTGGGACAGGTGATTCTGGAGGTGAACGGGGTCTCACTGAGGGGTAGAGAGCACCGGGACGCTGCTCGCATCATCGCTGAGGCCTTCAAGACCAAAGAGAAGGACCACATTGACTTCCTGGTTACCGAGTTTAACACAGCCCTACTGCAAGGCCTTTAG